From Actinomycetes bacterium, one genomic window encodes:
- a CDS encoding GYD domain-containing protein — MSKFLFEVNYTLDGVRGLLAQGGTARLAAAQAAAESVGGNIETFHYAFGVTDLYVIAEMPDHAAAAGFALAVCAGGGVTTKTAVLLTLEEVDAAAAKQVGY; from the coding sequence ATGTCCAAGTTCCTGTTCGAAGTGAACTACACGCTCGACGGCGTTCGGGGTCTGCTCGCCCAGGGTGGAACAGCCCGCCTCGCGGCAGCCCAGGCGGCCGCTGAGAGCGTCGGCGGCAACATCGAGACGTTCCACTACGCCTTCGGCGTCACCGATCTCTATGTGATTGCGGAGATGCCGGACCACGCTGCCGCGGCTGGGTTCGCGCTGGCGGTGTGTGCTGGCGGTGGGGTGACGACGAAGACGGCGGTGCTTCTCACCCTTGAGGAGGTCGACGCGGCCGCCGCGAAGCAGGTCGGATACC